In a single window of the Patagioenas fasciata isolate bPatFas1 chromosome 22, bPatFas1.hap1, whole genome shotgun sequence genome:
- the LOC139829641 gene encoding feather keratin Cos2-3-like: MSCYDQCLPCQPCSPIPLANSRNEPYVRQSQNSTVVIEPSPVVVTLPGPILSFFPQNTVVGSSTSAAVGRILSCDGVPINSGCCDLSGIFTRYCGRKCLPCKSYWTWPLGRLPRKYRHGAGQRMNP; the protein is encoded by the coding sequence ATGTCCTGCTAtgaccagtgcctgccctgccagccctgcagcccaatCCCACTGGCCAACAGCCGCAATGAGCCATATGTCAGGCAGAGCCAGAACTCCACCgttgtcattgagccctcccctgtggtggtgaccctgcctggccccatcctcagcttcttcccacagaacaccgttgtgggctcctccacctctgctgctgttggcagaatcctcagctgtgatggagtgcccatcaactctggctgCTGTGACCTCTCTGGCATTTTCACTCGTTATTGTGGCAGAAAGTGCCTCCCCTGCAAAAGCTACTGGACGTGGCCCTTGGGAAGGCTCCCCAGGAAGTACAGACATGGTGCTGGACAAAGAATGAATCCATGA